agtggaagagggaggcccggCTGCggcgggcaggacgaccggggacctcgaggcgaggctccgggaggccgaagagcgggcactcagcttcgccgccctcgagaagcaactgttggaggctcaggagcaactcaaggttgcctcgggcctcgaaagcggGATCAAaaaggcggaggaacgagccGAAAAGCTgtcccggaaggtcgcggattatcgagagaggtgggagaaagcccagcggtctgccgataacgcccgcaaccgaacccggtctttTGAGGCGAAACTGggtgaattggagtcggccttggagaagttccgcgcgaacgaccaagagcttcgttcgcgcctggaggaagctgaggccgctcgcactgctgccgaggcgaagcacaaggaggctcaggctaatctgctgagggtctcctccgaggctgacgaccggattgtggcgaaggtcttggaggctaaagctcagattacggagcgagcggaggcggcgctggccgagaagagtgcggagatcgggcgtcaggcggtgcagacttatcgtcagtccgccgagttcatccgtgacatgtcggaggcggtacgggcctatcgtcagtctgacgagttcatccgtgacgcgtcggacgcggggtccgaatccttcatcttaggcttcgaggaaggcctcgcaagggtgtcggctaagtaccccgaagttgacctgagtgggatctcccttctcgactcctctccggcgccattgcctgctgattctccaaccgcctccctaccccctgcggacgagcccgacgctcccgacccgggggtccctccaagctgaccttctgtacctttcgtttttttttttttttttttggcggcATTTTgtcaaattgtatgggcctcggccctgagacaatgaaaattaatgcaagttgaatgtttcttcatcccgctttcatccttcctctttttagctcttggttgcgtTTTGCCGACTtctgattcccgaagttcttccggcgctaagccaggcatccgagggttaggcctcagggaactcttccggcgctaagccaggcatccgagggttatgcctcaggaaactcttccggcgctaagccaggcatccgagggttaggcctcaggaaactcttccggtgctaagccaggcatccgagggttaggcctcaggaaactcttccggcgctaagccaggcatccgagggttaggcctcaggaaattcttccggcgctaagccaggcatccgagggttaggcctcagaaaattcttccggcgctaagccaggcatccgagggttaggcctcaggaaattcttccggcactaagccaggcatccgagggttaggcctcagaaaattcttccggcgctaagccaggcatccgagggttaggtctcagaaaattcttccggcgctaagccaggcatccgagggttaggcctcaggaaactcttccggcgctaagccaggcatccgagggttaggcctcaggaaactcttccggcgttaagccaggcatccgagggttaggcctcaggaaattcttccggcgctaagccaggcatccgagggttaggcctcagaaaattcttccggcgctaagccaggcatccgagggttaggcctcagaaattccactcgttggtcaaccaaggctggcgcaagccaaggcgaccggtcggggcttcaggctagtctgctcccgggatggtcatcgggttagcctggcatccgagggccgagcctcgggacattccactcgttggtcggccaaggctggcgcaagccgaggcgaccggtcggggcttcaggctagtctgctcccgggatggtcatcgggttagcctggcatccgaggggccgagcctcgggacattccactcgttggtcggccaaggctggcgcaagccgaggcgaccggtcggggcttcaggctagtctgctcccgggatggtcatcgggttagcctggcatccgagggccgagcctcgggacattccactcgttggtcggccaaggctggcgcaagccgaggcgaccggtcggggcttcaggctagtctgctcccgggatggtcatcgggttagcctggcatccgagggccgagcctcgggacattccactcgttggtcggccaaggctggcgcaagccgaggcgaccggtcggggcttcaggctagtctgctcccgggatggtcatcgggttagcctggcgtccgagggttgtcaagcctcaggggattccgctcgttggtcggccaaggctagcgcaagccgaggcgaccggtcggggcttctggctagtctgctcccgggatgatcatcgggctagccaggcatctgagggttgtcaagcctcagggaattccgctcgctggtcgtgcgcctgtcgcttgctgcccgacgggatttctccgtggtcagctgcgatcgtgtttctcctcttctccaagcgttgcctggggaacaccagaagagcattaaacgctaattagtGCGTTACCTGGGGAAtcagatcgccagttgctgcttgtggggagtgtcagttaagcggccgcgatacgcgcgttcttcgaggcggatgcggcctggacgCGAGCGGGGATAGGttgacctaggggtacatgccACCCGgcgtgtcctgcacaaagaatgggattaaggagaacgacgcttagaaaatcgcggagagatacgcctcgggagccggaacggctccggatccaatgcgtccgcatttattggagccacccgcatcggaacgaccagggggccgcagtttggctataaatacaggtgtaGGTACGacggagtttgccaagccggagctgttcaggttgccatggatcgtggacctcctccttggcatatgactgagagactcctgtcgaaggaaaggggaggcgctccccttgcgacttcagccaactagccgtttcatctgggatcaacaaggagggtctccccgacggaactccgctctaggcgtttcatccgggatcacatctcccctccttgaagttcagcctcccgattgagctctgcaccagacgctcaatccgggaccgcgcctccatatgctcttcccccttgtatcccttctctttcctaccactggggaggatgggaatatcctttggaggcggcgttccctgggggcagcgggagcttcttctgcggcggctcttTGTCTtcttcgtgaggcgtggatggcgcctccggttagaagcacccacttccggtgggattgcagccgctttgggttgagggttcgggatcctcgatcctcagctccacggagtccccacctcttctttgctttctttactccctaattcccctttgggaattccttgtaatcacacgagcacgccattgtaaccagaaattattgaaatgaaaagtgttatacattttcttGATCTGTCTTTCCGGCTTcttctttctactggtaatatacccgcaggttagcggagttccagctcctcggaatttctcgaccatctagggcctctagctggtaggagccaggtcggtttacccagcgaaccctatacgggccttcccaattcggcgctagcttcccaccttccgtaggttgagatgctctagctcgccttagcaccagatctccgattctgaaaagcttcggtcggactttggagttgtaatatcgggccaccctccgctgatacattgccatccgaacctgcgccattttccttgcttcttccaagagatccaggttccctcggagttgctccgagttggcctcggatcggtgcgcggccacccgaggtgaggggagtccgagctctacggggacaacggcttccgtgccataggttaggctgaaaggtgtttccccggtaggagtccgatgcgtggtccgatacgcccaaaggacattctcgagttcctcgacccaagcttgccccgtccgcccgatccgcgctttgataccttggaggattgtccgatttgtgacctcggcctcgccgttggtttggggatgcgacacggacgtgaaccgatgctcgatcccaaactcctcgcagaagtcccggaaatgcttgttatcggaactgtcgaccgttatccgagatgaggacccgaggtaccccaaatcggacaatgatgttcttctttacgaacttccggacttgcgcctccgtgaaagtggccagtggctctgcctccacccacttggtgaagtagtcgatggcgacaaccaaaaatttccgctgggccgaagcgatggggaatggtccgaggatatccattccccactgtgcgaagggccagggcgcggtgattggcgccaagggaacagaggggactctctggacgttggcgtggcgctggcaggcgtcacatttccgtacgtgatccttcgagtcctccaacaaggtcggccaatagtagccttgcctcatgatcttatgcgccaaggacctagcccccaagtgcgatccgcagatgccttcgtggacttcgctgagggcgtaggccgcttccgaggggcggaggcaccttaagaggggggcggtaaacgaggtccgatacagcctcccttcataaagtacgtagtgggcggacttcataacaagtcgccgagcttggtcttcgtcttcagggaggatcccttcggcgaggtaggctacaagcgggtccatccaagatggctctggatcgatcgccatcaccgctcagcctcgccgatgctcggggcgtCTAGGGTCTCCAagtatatcgcccttgacaagttgtgtgcgtctgcgcccaccaagcgggacagcctgtccgtcctggcattttcgcttcttgggacctgctgaatgtcaacattgCCGAGGTctggaatgagtgcttgcaccttccggacatagctctgcatggtcgggcttcgtgcctcgaactcccctcggaccctgcccgaccaccagctgggagtcggtgaagaccttcagacgccggatgccgagctccttggcgagtttgagtcccgtgactagggcctcgtactccgcctcattgttggtcactggaaatctgaacctcaaggcatactcggctatcactccatcgggactggtaaggaccagcccagctcctcccaccttcagggttcgagcGACCcatcaatgtggagcgtccagatcgggaggtcgaggctgggtgtttccggcggcctaggttccgcctccgcacagtgcactcagcgaggaagtccgcgagcacctgggccttgatggcgggtcggggctggtagcgaaTGTCGAACtctccaagttctactgccccacttcaccagccgtccagcattctcaggattgctgaggatctgccgcagtggttgatcggtcaaaagggtgacagaatgagcctggaaataggggcgaagcctcctggtcgtagtcagcagcgcgaaggcgatcttttcagccttcgtgtaccgcgtctcggcatcccggaggactcggctgatgtagtacacaggcttctgaagctttgcctcttcccgaaccaataCTGCgttgactgcggttggggagaccgccagataaaggtaagagcatctccccctcttgcggcttggacagcaggNNNNNNNNNNNNNNNNNNNNNNNNNNNNNNNNNNNNNNNNNNNNNNNNNNNNNNNNNNNNNNNNNNNNNNNNNNNNNNNNNNNNNNNNNNNNNNNNNNNNTTTTATgaggatacaaaaataaatataaatttaagagaatattcacacaaatttaaatttagaagggtatttatataaaaaaaaaccttaGATTTTTTATCTATAAATGTAACTAAAATAACTGtcgtataaattatttttttatttctatttggaGTATGGACCCCAGCTGCTCATGAATAGCTTATCTGTTGAATAGCCCTGATGTACACTTCTTTTTCTATTTGCTCAAGCAGCAAGCAAAACCATAACCAAGAATAAAGACATTCAACAGAATAATCTTACAATAAGACAATGGTGTAACTCATCTGCGAGGCACCATTTGTCCAGACTCATCCCTCTCGAAGACCCTTTCGATCAACCGATCCCAGCTTAGCCTGCGTCGGTCGCTGCTAGTTGAGACTGGAGACTCCTCAGCCATGCTGGTAGAGTTCTTCTTGTCAAAGGTACCATATGGTGATGGTGTGTAAGCATCTGGAACCTCTAACGTAACGGCTCGTCTGAGTGCAGCCTCATGCTCCTTGTTGTGCTCCTTTGCAAGCGTCCTTTGCCGCTCCATCCTCTGCTGTGTGGGAATCTCCATGCTCCGCTCCCTCTCCAGCATCAACTGCAGCTAGCAAAAAACAATGCTGGGTCTTATCAAACGATGCACACAGAATCAATCTTTAGTGGATTTATCTGATTGCTTGATTTCATATAAGGAGATAATGAGCTATGAAGAACTAAAAAAgttttgatgaatgaagttcATCAGTTCCAAATCAGAGTTGGATAGAATGAATAGCAAGTCCAAACAACATGATATTGGATTACAATGGAAACTGACAGTTTAAAACTTAAAATGCGCCGATATGGATTGCCTGATGCTATGGGACTGTTTGAGCCTTGTAGTTAAAATTGCATGGCAACTTAATTTCTATTGCAACTTAAATTGCGGTAGTTTACTTACAAGGAAGCTCACAAGGAGAATTTTGAGGAAAAAAGAGGACCTCTGACAAGCATTCCGTCAAGCACCTTTCAAGCAAATGCCTGGTCGGGGCACTCAACTTACAAGAAGATAAGGGTGCTACAGACGAAGAGATTGGTGTTGAAGTCGTCAATGGCAAGGGTCTGGGCATGGACCTAGGTACCCATGGGGAGGGAGTGACAATGGTGCAAGCTTTGAGGAAGGTGGAGAAGTGAATGAGAAGGACGGTAAGATGGCCCATGGCAGTGTAGAAATAGAGGAGGTGGTCGGTAGTAGAGGAGTGGAGGAGAGGGCAAGGGAAGATagaaaatcctttttttttcttaattaaaatagCCATCAAGTGGCTGCAACTCATTCTGTGGCCATTTTGACTATGAGTCAATACCACACGATAATCTTGAGTTGCAGCCCAACGAGCAACTCAACTTACTGCACAATTTGAGCTACAGGCTTCCAAACTAGTGGACTGACCTGCACCTAAAACTTGAGCTGCATGCCGCTCACATACAGCACTCCAAACAGCTCCTATGAGAAAGTCAATTTACAGGTTTGGAGTAGACTTGAAGTTATGGCTAAGACTCAAGCATCatcaaaaaattttattatgAAGGCTGGCAACATTTAAAAATTAGCTAGGTATAGACATAATGACATCTCGAAAAGTTAGATCCTGACATTATGTGTTGTACTCAGCATGCACAATGCATAGAGATACGCTATGTATAATATTGTGCGTCTCGCACACGATATTGTGTTTACAATGTAATACTAAGATACGCTAGGAACACATTAACTACAGTCCTGATTGCTAATCCTCTAGAACTGTAGCTTAATTGCAAAGTCCTGCTGTCTTAACAGAATCGTTGAACTCATtatattggctttaagaattttatttatttatttatagtaTTCTATAGCGAAGGGATTTgtgctttctgacttattggaagaaaagaaaatttcatgaGCAGAAGAGGAGCAGTTCAGACTTACATCCAAGCCCTTTGGGATTCTCTCTCTATCCAAATGATGGCATGGTCAGTAGTGGCATTGCAGGAAAGAACAATGTGCTCGAACCTCCCATCCACTGGCACCGCAGTTCTAACGACTGGCGGAAATCTTCCACACCTGTGATCAGCGACCAACAAAAGATTATTCTTTTAGAGAACAAAGTCCCGAATCTCTAAGCAGAACCAAACTGAAAACGCCTACTCTATTGCAGacctaattattttaaattttctttttttcccactTCTGAGAAGAATATCTTGAGAAATATAGACATGCATAGGGACCAGCCACCAGAGTATTATGCAGGTGAGTTTCCAATTAAAAAGGCACACGAAGCAGCATTGATCCTAAGGCCTAAGCTTTTCACTTGGTGAGCTGGCTTATTCAGGAGAAGGACATTGATTTAGCTTATCTGATGAAATGTTCTGTTTATTTACAAGATTGGAccaggaaagaagagaagaattcccaaaagagggggaaaaaaagaagcgAAATAGAACAGCAAATATAATGAAACTTCCATGAAAAGCCATTCAAACTGGGCTAGGATTACCTACTCTTGTTTAAGATGTCAGGAGTTAACCACGAGATACGCAAGGATGATTGACTATATTAGAAGCAAATATGTGGAATCCTCTCCTTCCAAACACTCGTCCCCTtggatatttttcttttttttctcttttttttttcttttcaagaagCAACTTGATCTCTCCCTGGGAATTCCAGGCATCATTTTTACAATTTCCTACAAAGAATAGCCATTTTGTTAATCCATCCATCCAATAACATTCAGTTGTCCTCAAAGATCACCCAAATTCTCACCAGTCCACGAATATTCTCCATTTTTATCAGTTTCATGACACAGTCTTCAAGATGATTTTGATGATTGGTGATTTCTAAAGAGGTAAAAGACAACCAATCAAAGCTAGATCACTATCACTGATAGAGAAATATCCAAAACCAACTCGACacagctcatcatggactgacCATGGTTCATGGTAGTTTATTTTCCCAAGTTTCAATAATTAGCCTTCCAACATGTTTGGATTGACTTGATGAAATTGAGTGCTCTTGTGGTAACTAAACGAAATGAGAATCAATGGAACTTACGTAACATTAAGGCTGCCAATGTGACAAGGGTCAAAATGTTGGATAATCAACAAGGTGTGCCTGTTAAATGCATGTTATAGAGATAGGAAGAGTAGCAGAAACTAAAGGAGGGATAAGTACGTCAAAAGATGTGACAACAGAGGTCAAAATGATGTTATGTAATGAAGACTAAAGGAGGCACCTGTAAGATAAGGGATACTGATTTATGCAGTAAGGCCAAAACGGATAAGCCAAGATATTGTAGTGGCTTGGTCTGCTTAAATTACTTGTGGGTTTAGCTACTGATAGCAagaaatgattaaagaaaatacaGTGAAAATTAGGATAAGGCATGTAAGGAATGACATTCCTCTAATAATGGTCATGTGTTGTATTtgtatataattatttttctttaacttcTAGCTTTTGACACCTTTAGATGccatctttttcttccttttctttccctgAATGATTCACACCTTTTCCCTCATTTTCATATTGTCAAAGATGCTGTAAATCATTTGCAGGTAGAATAGAAGTGAATGGACAACTCATACCTGAAGGCTTCCTCTCAACAATGTGATAGAGCCGACCTGGTGCGTAGAGCCGCCTGGGATCTCTTAACTTGACATACTCAGGTATGCAGGTGTCTTTCATGCATCTTAGACATAGCTGGCATGGCAAACTGTTAACAAGATTACATCAGCCACTCTGAAAGCATATTAGGAATTGTCAATCTGTAAGTTGAACTCGAATAAAAATAAGTACAAAGTTCTAGTAGTTGGTTTCTACAAAAAGAACCTGTATTTTGCTATGACATCATTGTGTGGAAAATAAGATACAAACACTCtgaagaacaaacagaaaaggCAATAATCATGTAGCATATGACAGTGTGTCATGTATCTGGAGAAGTGCAAGGGTTGTCAACTTGTCATGAATCTTGAATTCTTGATGATCATATCTGAATCTTACCCCTCACCCTTTGCCAGAATCCAAATTCATATGTTTGACTTAAGGTCTTTCTAATCCAAACCTAAGAATCTAATTCGTACAATATAAAATTGTTTGAGGTATATATTTAAACAGATCATTTTAGGAATCAATCATAATATTAGCAATTAGCCCTTGTCTCAGCCATATCAAGTCAGATTCATGAGAATCACAAGTCATTACTATCAAGGGTCACCACGGTATTACTTGAAGTTTTTCGAGCCATTTTTCTCAATTCCATCCTTGTTAGCTTGGGTCTCTCCATCCCCTTTCTAGACCCCTCAACACATATTTTACTAGCCTTTCTCAAATATTTGATGCACATACGTACCATCCAGTTGGTTTCTACAACACCAACGCCAATTCCAAGCCCATATTACAAAGGTCAATGGTTAATAATAGACTGACAGTAACTTGTAGTAAAGATGCTTGAacttgaaattaattttgatccagTTCATACTTTAGGGATAGTCATGATGCAAATAACATATTCATATTGATAACCAATTTACAGTCGCCAACTGGATATGAACCTGGGTCCAGATACAGCAATCTGTATGTGGTTTGATTTGGATActgattctaaaaaaacatATCAGACATTTTATGAATCAAACTGGAATTTGAGCTGATTAAAGATTTATGAATAGCAAGCTTCTTCAAACAAATCACatgtaaaaaattaaaaactgtATAGAAGTTATTACAACTGAAATAGTGGGAATTTTTACTGAAAGACCTTCAGTATTGAAGTATCATAATTCTGAAATTTCACATTAGACTTCCCAAAACAAGTATATTTAATTATGAAAATGAGAAAGCAGTTGAGAATCTTCTCAGGGATAAAACCTACTATGCAGGTCAGCAAGAGTTTTAGTCTAAAACTTTGTTCATTCTACTTCAACACAACTATGCTTTCCAGTGGAATCAACATTCACAAAGAGTGgtcttatgaaaaaaaaagattagtcCTCCATTTACCAGAAGAGTGATTTGAAAATATCCTCCAAAGGAGTAGCTGTCCGAGGCAAAAATCATCCTGCAAACATAATAATCATGAACAGTAACCAATGATACAACTGAAGAAACATTTCTGGTAGATAAGAAGACAAAATAGTTTCAACGAACTCATTACAACTATCATGAGCAAACATGGAATTTAGTTGTAAGGATATTGCAAAATTGACAAGGATTACCTTTGCTATTATTTACTCTTCCATGAAATAAAAGCCCAGCACCCTAGTAGATATTTTACAATTTTAAGAAATGTATAATAGCATATAGAGGCTATTACATAATTGCCAATGTGCTTTGGGCGTCAATTATGCTTGCCATATGAATTCATATAATATTGATGTCTCGCAGTTGTTCGTGTCATGAAGATAGTTTCAATTGCCACAGAAACCACATCCTCATGGATCCCAAATCTCTTGCGTCATTGTATAACTCAAATTAGTACTACTTATAATTTAGCACACATGTTCTAATGTCCCCAGGCATCCATtattgtgtgtgtatatatatacataatatatatatatatatatatatatatatatatataatatatagtatATATTGGTTACGATGTCATGAAACATTTTCAATTTAAATGCATAGATAGCAGAAGTAAAGAAATACACaaataataaaatcagaaaatttatgaaaaaaggTAAAGTTTAGAATATGGACATTGTGTTTGTATTGATAATCACCAAACTTCGGTAAGAGCAAACACAACATTGAGCAAATCAAGGTGAAAACATCTACTATAAACTGCATGATGCAATAGTTTGATGTACCCCTTATATTGGTCTCTTAATCTAACGCATGACATTGTcagtgaaacattaaatacaaAATCATCTCCTCATCCAATGTTGGtgaaaacaaagaaagacaTTTCTAAATGCTTTCATCAAAAGCATAACCTATATGCATGAGTATCATGTCATGAGCATTATCAAGTGATTGCCTCCCCACCGTCCCTCATTTTATATAGCCTCACTGTGGTGCCTCAAAGCAATTTTGCAGAGCTTGCCCTCGAGACATAAGGCAATTTGAGCATCAAATAAGCCTTTTTACACAATTCTCCACTTTCCTAGGATGTACATAACAGAGCAATAGCCAATACAAGGAAGTTTTATAAAGAAGCAAAATCTTGCCTGAAGACAACGAGTTGATAACATCTGCATATCTAACAGCCAAGTTAAGCGACATGCACCTCGCAGGTGCAATTTGCGAAACACCTGATCCTCTCCTCTCCCACATTTCCCAGCCTTTCCTGTTTCTGAACTGCAACCATGCGAGCATTGCAGCCACCACCAGAACCCAAAGAATGCCCTGTCAACGTAAGAGCATTAATTTGGA
Above is a genomic segment from Phoenix dactylifera cultivar Barhee BC4 chromosome 2, palm_55x_up_171113_PBpolish2nd_filt_p, whole genome shotgun sequence containing:
- the LOC103717435 gene encoding LOW QUALITY PROTEIN: uncharacterized protein LOC103717435 (The sequence of the model RefSeq protein was modified relative to this genomic sequence to represent the inferred CDS: deleted 8 bases in 6 codons; substituted 2 bases at 2 genomic stop codons), which translates into the protein MSLACCIPVLECVYCLACARWRGNAASTALAMTARTWGLASADEFEPVPRLCRLILAVYEDDLSPQWAPPGGYGINPRWVVHRKTYEETHGRAPTYLIYLDHDHAEVTLAIRGLHMAKESDYAMLLDNRLGKRNLMVGYVHNGLLEASEWLFDAECDFLRDLLEKNPNNALTLTGHSLGSGGGCNARMVAVQKQERLGNVGEERIRCFAIAPARCMSLNLAVRYADVINSIMFAGXFLPRTATPLEDIFKSLFCLPCQLCLRCMKDTCIPEYVKLRDPRRLYAPGRLYHIVERKPSRCGRFPPVVRTAVPVDGRFEHIVLSCNATTDHAIIWIERESQRAWMXLQLMLERERSMEIPTQQRMERQRTLAKEHNKEHEAALRRAVTLEVPDAYTPSPYGTFDKKNSTSMAEESPVSTSSDRRRLSWDRLIERVFERDESGQMVPRR